Proteins encoded by one window of Salvia splendens isolate huo1 chromosome 5, SspV2, whole genome shotgun sequence:
- the LOC121802952 gene encoding purple acid phosphatase 17-like, whose product MGISEKKTMNMIMLCLWLATISLICGQISAKFPNFEHPTKGDGTLKFLVIGDWGRKGEYNQSQVALQMGRIGEELDIDFVISTGDNFYDNGLYGETDPAFVESFTNIYTAKSLQKPWYTVLGNHDYRGDAVAQLSPYLQKIDSRWLCLRSFVVNAEIVELFMLDTTPFVNDYFINPEHIYDWRGVIPTKDYTTYALKDLERALKESRAKWKIVVGHHAIRSVGHHGDTAELVNLLLPLLRANGVDLYVNGHDHCLEQISDDKSPIQFLTSGAGSKAWRGDVKNLSHENLKFFYDGQGFMSLQFTDSDMEITFYDVYGEVLHRWTTSNQLLSDM is encoded by the exons ATGGGTATTTCTGAGAAGAAAACCATGAATATGATTATGTTGTGCCTCTGGCTGGCGACCATCTCCTTAATATGTGGCCAAATTTCTGCTAAATTTCCAAATTTTGAGCATCCTACAAAAGGTGATGGCACTCTCAAATTTTTGGTTATTGGAGATTGGGGAAGAAAAGGAGAGTACAACCAATCTCAAGTTGCACTTCAG ATGGGAAGAATTGGGGAAGAATTAGATATAGATTTTGTAATTTCAACaggtgataatttttatgaTAATGGATTGTATGGAGAGACTGACCCTGCCTTTGTTGAATCTTTTACCAACATCTACACAGCCAAAAGCCTCCAAAAACCGTGGTATACAG TTTTAGGCAACCATGATTATCGAGGTGATGCAGTTGCACAATTGAGCCCCTATCTTCAAAAAATTGATAGTAGATGGCTTTGTTTGAGGTCTTTTGTTGTTAATGCag AAATTGTGGAGTTATTTATGTTGGATACCACTCCTTTTGTGAATGATTATTTCATCAACCCAGAACATATATATGATTGGCGTGGTGTCATCCCTACAAAGGACTACACTACTTATGCATTAAAG GATCTAGAAAGAGCGTTGAAGGAATCAAGGGCAAAATGGAAAATAGTGGTGGGGCATCATGCTATCAGAAGTGTGGGCCACCACGGTGACACTGCAGAGCTTgtaaatcttcttcttcctcttcttcgg GCCAATGGCGTTGATCTATACGTGAATGGTCATGACCATTGTCTCGAACAAATAAGCGACGACAAAAG CCCTATTCAGTTTTTGACGAGTGGGGCCGGGTCCAAGGCTTGGAGGGGAGATGTTAAAAATCTGAGTCATGAAAACCTAAAATTCTTCTACGATGGACAAGGATTCATGTCACTTCAATTCACAGATAGTGATATGGAAATTACATTTTACGATGTGTATGGTGAGGTTTTGCACAGGTGGACTACCTCAAACCAGCTTCTTTCAGATATGtaa
- the LOC121803785 gene encoding UPF0496 protein At4g34320-like, with amino-acid sequence MAGYTNAIAGAAANLTSDTNANLSQEFVTAFLDDVKHRFDMAFQDLRKNVTNNERLLEFVRSYYENRLNTLDFYEAFQQHQNPTNNPLILERFFHNLSCFIMQHSMMKETLQSLDKTFTERLDWIDASKKASAVFFTAAVAICVSNTRLASVAAAAAVVLIELRKWIHSLMKKRESTIEKYRDITRVMTMGINMATKDLQDINVLSRQSVSENGGDHNSLTANLEELLEKADGFSRDMKWVKQFVLHTIIKCTL; translated from the coding sequence ATGGCAGGCTACACCAACGCGATTGCCGGCGCTGCTGCTAACTTGACGTCCGACACCAACGCCAATCTCAGTCAAGAATTTGTTACCGCGTTTCTTGATGATGTCAAACATAGATTTGACATGGCATTTCAGGATCTGAGAAAGAACGTCACGAATAATGAAAGGTTACTCGAGTTCGTTCGCAGCTACTATGAGAACAGACTCAACACACTCGACTTCTACGAGGCCTTCCAACAACATCAAAACCCTACAAATAATCCATTGATCCTTGAAAGGTTTTTCCACAATTTATCGTGTTTTATAATGCAGCATTCGATGATGAAGGAGACACTCCAGTCGTTGGACAAGACCTTCACGGAGAGGCTAGATTGGATCGACGCCTCCAAGAAGGCGTCTGCTGTTTTCTTTACAGCGGCGGTCGCTATCTGCGTTTCCAATACCAGATTGGCCTCCGTGGCAGCTGCGGCGGCGGTTGTGTTAATCGAGCTCAGGAAATGGATCCATTCACTTATGAAGAAGCGTGAGAGCACCATCGAGAAATACAGGGATATAACACGCGTTATGACTATGGGCATCAATATGGCCACCAAGGATCTCCAAGACATTAATGTGTTGTCTCGACAATCTGTGTCGGAAAATGGTGGGGATCACAACAGCCTGACGGCGAACTTAGAAGAATTGCTAGAGAAAGCCGACGGCTTCAGCCGTGATATGAAGTGGGTTAAACAATTTGTGCTACACACTATTATTAAATGTACACTTTAA
- the LOC121805110 gene encoding origin of replication complex subunit 5-like, with the protein MSKEESPLVGRRTTRSSLNSTPNSKAHQEVPKATNLSRPLTIKDLVFCGESISLDELINSFPGRRGQILDLVQFLGPLNSPMIPLFVYGGASTGKTSTVLYMFRHLKRPFIYCSCVSCYSPRILFESILNQLLLHRKNESGGYLSAKRCERPSDFVNLLREALTALIESLKGNTGKSSSKKSSSQVNGRMIYLVFDHLELIREWDKSESIIPLLFNLCNLLKIPEVGMIFISRASLDTFQSDTGYLEPFPIYFPEYTEDELRQIFMSNQANPKLYSSFLDLVLRPFYRITRRIDELSTAFSPLFKKYCEPLGDSVTAPVGDMTRKLFSHLQPFISISLNETFTLSSQALLKDRNMRKSVFKKPGETLDEIEFHMSTSAKYLLISAFLASRNPATLDASLFDSTGGTDNRKRKRKVSEKSIDQKEAKEQEILMKGPGTFPLERLLAIHQCISSVGEYSLDDEEPQNGGLGADGSDSGSMSDILLQLSSLCSANFITKGGSCPLEGSTRYRSIVSEDIVLRVARGLKFPLSKYLYRR; encoded by the exons ATGTCCAAAGAGGAAAGTCCACTAGTTGGTAGAAGAACCACAAGATCATCTCTGAATTCTACACCAAACTCAAAAGCTCATCAGGAGGTTCCAAAGGCTACTAATCTTTCACGGCCATTGACTATCAAAGACCTTGTGTTCTGTGGTGAATCAATAAGCCTTGATGAGTTGATCAATTCTTTTCCAGGAAGGAGAGGTCAAATTCTTGATTTGGTTCAGTTTTTGGGCCCTTTAAATTCACCCATGATTCCGTTATTTGTCTATGGAGGCGCTTCAACGGGAAAAACGAGCACCGTACTTTATATGTTCAGGCACCTGAAGCGTCCGTTCATTTATTGTAGTTGTGTCTCTTGTTATAGTCCTAGGATACTGTTTGAGTCCATATTGAATCAGCTTTTGCTTCATAGGAAGAATGAGAGTGGTGGATATTTGAGTGCCAAACGGTGTGAAAGGCCATCTGATTTTGTCAATCTACTACGTGAAGCTTTGACTGCTCTCATAGAGAGCCTCAAAGGGAATACGGGAAAATCTAGCTCTAAAAAGTCATCTTCACAGGTCAATGGGAGGATGATTTACTTGGTATTTGATCATCTAGAGCTTATAAGGGAATGGGATAAGAGTGAGAGTATAATACCCCTCTTGTTTAATTTGTGCAACCTTCTTAAAATCCCTGAGGTTGGTATGATTTTTATCAGTAGAGCTTCTCTGGATACATTTCAGTCAGACACAGGTTATCTTGAACCTTTCCCCATCTATTTTCCTGAGTACACGGAAGATGAATTGCGCCAGATATTCATGAGTAATCAAGCAAATCCTAAGCTATATTCGTCTTTTCTGGA TTTGGTGTTGAGGCCATTCTATAGGATTACAAGACGGATCGATGAATTATCTACTGCATTTTCTCCGTTATTTAAGAAGTATTGTGAGCCGCTTGGTGATTCGGTAACAGCCCCCGTTGGAGACATGACGAGGAAATTATTTAGTCATCTTCAACCATTTATCTCAATATCCCTGAATGAGACGTTTACCCTTTCTTCTCAAGCTCTGCTTAAAGACAGGAACATGAGGAAATCTGTTTTTAAGAAGCCTGGAGAAACTTTAGATGAGATTGAGTTCCATATGTCTACTTCTGCCAAATATCTGCTCATCTCTGCCTTTCTTGCTTCACGGAATCCAGCAACCCTTGATGCCTCACTCTTCGATTCAacaggaggaactgacaatcgaaAAAGAAAGCGAAA GGTCTCTGAAAAATCAATTGACCAAAAGGAAGCTAAAGAACAAGAAATACTCATGAAAGGACCAGGAACTTTCCCACTAGAGAGGTTGTTGGCCATACATCAATGCATCTCATCAGTTGGGGAATATTCACTTGATGATGAAGAGCCACAAAATGGTGGATTGGGAGCTGATGGGTCTGATAGTGGATCAATGTCTGACATTCTCTTGCAATTATCCAGTCTATGTAGTGCCAATTTTATTACCAAAGGTGGAAGCTGCCCTCTGGAAGGCTCAACACGGTATCGATCGATAGTGTCTGAAGATATAGTTTTGAGG GTGGCGAGGGGTCTGAAATTCCCGTTGTCAAAATACTTGTACAGAAGATAG